The sequence GCGGGCAAAGTTCTTGACGGCCCGAGGCGCTCGACGATCTGAGTTGCCTTCACGCAGCACTGGGTTTACCGCCGACCCAAGGACTGAGTCGTATCGCTTACGCACGTCGTGTTCCGCACTAGTAGTGGGATGTGCTGGATACAGTGGGATATCAATGCCGTGTTCTTGTAGCTCATTGATAGCTGCTATGAGTTGGGGCAGTGAGGCTGAAATATTGGGAAGCTTAACGATATTTGCAGCGGGGGTGCGGGTAAGGGCGCTGAGCTGTGCCAGTGCGTCCAGACGTTGTTGAGAAGGTGGAAGTCGATCTGAAAAAGCAGAAATAATCCGGCCCGCTAATGAAATGTCTTGGGAAGTGATGTTGGTGTGAGCGTGCTTGGCGAATGCTGAAACGATGGGCAATAACGAAGTGGAGGCAAGCATAGGAGATTCGTCCGTATGAGTGTAAAAAATCTGAGCCATATCTGGTCTCCTTTGACGTCGATCGGTGCACCACTCATTAGATGTCTTGATATAAAGATTATCAGGGATGGAGAGAAATGTGTGCTGAATCAAACTCTCGATGTGAGCTTGCTTGCCAAAACTTAAATTTCGCCCATACCACTAGGGAAAAGTAGCAAAGCATTGGTAATTTTGAACTACATCATGAGGCATGCATGAGGTATCAAAGGAGGCAGACAGTGGCAACTTGGAAAGATGGCGCTGGCGTCATTACCCTACCGTCTGGACGTCGTGTCCGCGGACGGTCATGGCGAGTAGTCACTGAAGAACAAGCTGATCTAGCTATTGTTCTTACCACCTCCGTAGGAAACCGCTTTGGAGCACCAACGATTATGTCCCGCGCTGGCGAAACGATCGCTATCGATTGGCCGGATTACCGGCTTCCACGCCGCCCAGCTCAAGCCCTCCAAACTCTACGCGATGCGTTGAGCCAAGCAGCCGATAAAAAGGTTGAAATTACCTGTGCTGGGGGAGTGGGACGAACTGGCACTGCGCTCGCGATTCTTGCGGTATTTGATGGGATGGATCCCCATGACGCAATTGACCTTGTGCAACGCGAATATAATCCGCAATCGGTTGCTTCACCAGCTCAGCGAGCATTCGTCATGGACTTGGGTGCAGACGTTAACTAGTGCCTTCCAACCTGCGGTCGCTGTATCGTTTTAGGCCGTGGCATTTCACTCACCTGTTGGAAAATCGTATTGGCTAACGTGAGTTTTGAAGATATTTGCGCCATACTTATCCCATGTTCATTGATCCGGCAACACCCACGAGTCCAGAGCGTCATGTCCTTGAGACGTTGGCGGCCCTTAGCGTTGCCAGCGAGGAAATCGAGTCTTACGGGACGCATCCTTCGCAAGTTATCGAATGGTATGGTCCAGCTGACGGTGAGCCAGTAGTTTTCGTTCATGGTGGAGGATATCGTTCTCACCTCTCCATCGCTCATGCGCGACCAGCTGCGTTAGCACTCGGCGAAGAAGGCTACCGAGTAGCTCTCATTGAGGTGCGAAAAGAACAGAGTAATCCGGACGTAACATTGCAAGATCTCCAGACTTTAGCGCTACGTCCAGATCTGGCACAAGCGACGTGGATTGGTCATTCTCTTGGCGGAACCTTGGCGATCGACGTCGTCCTCGAACCGAGTTTACCTCCGAAAAAAGCGATAGGTTTAGCGCCATTTTGTCAGCTTATCGATACTGACAACAGTCATCCGGAAACCGCAGGTATTGCGGAATGGATCGGCGGTACGACTGCCGAGAAGCCGCAGATGTACGAGAAGCTGGATCCTCTTACCCGGTTAGAAGAACTTGGCGAAGCTGGATTTGCAGACGGGGGTCTCAATATCCAAGTCATTCATGGGGAAGATGACCTGATCATTCCAGTGGCACATGTGCGTGAGCATGCCGCCAGTCCGATTAGGATTGCTATTGTTCCGGGTGCTAACCATGCAGATCTTATTCGACCTGGACACGATGCCTGGCTCTTCTTACTAGGGGCGCTCCGGGCGGACTGACGCATGAGGGATTAGAATAAGACCCATGAGTAATCTCGATTCTTTTTCTTCTCGTTCATACGCCCAAGCATTCGGCGAATTCATCGCTGAGTCCCCCACCTCGTATCACGCTGCTGAGCAAGTAGCTAACCAACTTGTTGCCGCTGGTTTTGATCGCTGCGAACAAACCGAGGCTTGGCCACACATTTCCCGCGGAGTCATGGTTATTGCCGGAGCTGTGGTAGCTTGGCAACTTCCAGAGAAGTTCACTGCACACACCGGAGCACGGATCGTCGGGTCGCATACAGATTCGCCGTCGTTCAAAATCAAACCGGTCGCAACGTCCACGGTTGCTGGATACTCGCAAGTAAACGTCGAAGTTTATGGTGGTCCGTTGCTAAACTCCTGGCTAAATCGAGACCTCGGAATTGCCGGTCAGATAGTAACAACTGATGGGGAACGCCATCTTGTTAAAACAGATGCCCTGATGACGATCCCGCAACTCGCGCCACACTTGGATCGGTCTCAGAATGATGATCTCAAATTATCTCGGCAACGCGATTATCATCCTGTGTGGGCAGTAGGTGAAGCAGATGTTATGGAATACATCTGCGCCAGTGCAGGTATCGATGCAGAACACGTAGCCGGCACAGACCTCTACGCATATGACACCGCCGAGTCCCGGATCTACGGCGGGCCGAACAAAGACGCCTTCTTCTGTTCTGGGCGGCAAGACAACCTTACCTCGGTGTACGCCTCGCTCCAGGCTTTTCTTGCGGTGGCGCAAGCAGATAAAAAGCATGATGACGTGTTGATCTTTGTGGCATTCGATCACGAAGAAGTCGGTTCTGGAACCCCGACTGGCGCGAGCGGACCAATTCTAGAAAGTACGTTGCGCCGAATCGTTGATTCCTCAGAACTCGCAGGTGATGAAGGCTACTGGCGGTTCATTGCGCAATCGTCATGTATTTCAGCCGATGCTGGCCACGCTATCAATCCAAACAAGGTGGAAAAACACGATCCGGCACACCATCCGATTCTCGGCGGCGGCCCGCTACTGAAAATCAATTCCCAGCAGCGCTACGCTACGGACGCTATCGGTTCTGCTACGTGGCTGCGTGCCGCTCACCAAGCCGGTGTGCAAACGCAAGAGTTCGTTTCGAATAATGACGTGCCTTGCGGGACCACGATCGGACCACTAACCGCGACCCGTTTTGGTATGACCACGGTGGATGTGGGGGTTGCGATGCTCTCCATGCACTCGGTTCGCGAAATAACAAATCCGGGTGATCTGCTTGCTATGGCAAAAATCCTTGAGGCCTATTGGATGGGGGCATGAAGCCTCGATACAATCCAGCTGACGCGCTTGATCTCGCTGCTGCTAATCACGGTGGCCGAACGGCAATTCACTATGGCAAAAAAGCGTTGAGCGTATCCGACTGCGCACATATCACACGGCAGTTGGCACAGCTCTTAGCCGATCGCGGAGTCGGAGCCGGAGATCGAGTCGCGTTAGTAGCGCGCAACTGTCCGTATCACATGCTGCTTCATATTGCTTGTGCGCGGATTGGCGCCATTTTTGTTCCGGTTTCCTATCGATTCGCGCAGCCCGAACTTCGTGATGTTCTGGACTTTGTTCAGCCCGTCGTAGTTGTGGTGGATCCGGAAACGGCCCAGGTGTGTGACAGTTGGATACCAGCAGATACCTTCGTGATCGATGACGACGACGAGTTCGCGCCCCTCCCGAGCGATCTGTGGGTAGGTTTCGCTCCCTTATCAGCGAGCTACCGGTTGTACCAGGGAACGAATATTTTCTTGCGGGATACCGATGATTCCCAGGGCGGGGCAATGCTGTTAACTTCCGGCTCGACCGGGCGCCCGAAAGCCGTCTACCTTACGCACGAACAACTATGGTGGGGTTCGCAGAATTTTCGCGAAGGGTTCGAGTACTCTAATTACGACGTCGAACTCGTGACGGTACCGTTGACGCATGTTGGTGGATTTAATGGAACAACGTTGGATCTGTTTTCGCATGGCGGCACAATCGTGATTATTCGTGAGTTTGATCCCGGCCGGGTGCTGGCAGAGATTGAGCAACATCGGGTAGCCATGATGTTCGCTGTTCCTACTATTTATGCGGCACTTCTAGCACACCCTGATTTTGAGAAGCATGACCTATCATCGTTGCGGTTGCCGCTTATCGGTGGAGCTATCTGTCCGCCAGATTTGCTCAGCCGAATGGCACAGCACGGTTTACGGCCGTTAAATGTGTGGGGGATGACGGAAGCTGCAGCAGCTGGTTTCATGCTCTCACAAGATCTTCTTGAGGAAGCTCCCGGCGCCATCGGGATCCCCTTTCCGCATGTCCATGCAAAAATTGTTGATTCGCGTGGCTGCGAATCGGATACTGGTGAACTTGTTATTTCTGGTCCGAATGTGGTTGACGGATATTGGCATGATCCTGGTTTTAGCGCCGAGGCATGCCGGGAGGGTTGGCTGTATACCGGCGATATGGCGCGTCGTGACGAAGCCGGATACGTGTGGGTTCTGGGCAGAATTGGCCAGCAGATCAACACCGGTGGCGAAAAAGTTAATCCCGAAGAGGTGTCTCATGTTCTGCGGCAGCTTGCGTATGTGCGAGATGTTGCCGTCGTGGGAATTCCCGATCCAGTGTGGGGCGAAGCCGTGGCGGCGGCAGTTGTGTTAGCGCCGGGCGCCGAGTTACCAGAAATAGGGGAGATCAGAGAATTTGTGGCGCAACATATTGCACGCTATAAAGCTCCCCGGGTAGCTATTACAGTGACAGCCTTACCGACGAACGCCAACGGCAAAGTCGATATGGCAGCAGTTAAAGAGCTGATTGAGCAGAGTATTTAATTAGTGCCCACGAGCCACGAGCGTGGCTGCTTCTTGGCGGGCATGGCCGCCGCCAACTCCGAGTCCGTGTTCTGCGGACGCCCCAATAGCTTTCAAGTTCTCCGGAATCTCCCAGCCCTTATGGGCCATTGCGCGTGCCCATAACGAGCCAGAACGATATGAGGAACGCACCAATGGGCCAGCCATGATGCCCGCAAATCCCATCTCGTATCCGATCTTGGAGAGCTCGACGAATTCTTGTGGCTTCACCCAACGGTCAATTGGATGATGCAACGGTGACGGGCGTAAGTACTGCGTGATGGTCAGCAGGTCGCACTGCGCATCCTTGAGATCTTGCATTGCCTGGATAATCTCATCACGTGTTTCGCCCATGCCGAGGATCAAGTTGGACTTGGTGATCAGACCTGATTCCGAAGCGAAAGTGATGAGGTCGAGAGAGCGCTCATAACGGAACGCTGGCCGGATTTTCTTGAAGATACGCGGCACTGTTTCGAGGTTATGTGCCAAAACTTCCGGCCGGGATTCAAAGACGTGGACGAGTGACTTTTCGCCGCCGCGCATGTCGTCAATCAAGAGCTCAACACCGGTGGTGGGGGACATGCTGTGGATTTGACGGCAGGTTTCGGCGTAGAGCCACGAGGCGCCGTCGTCGAGATCATCGCGCGTAACTCCGGTGATGGTGACGTAGTTCAGACGCATATCAACCACTGACTGGGCAACGCGCCGCGGTTCGTCACGATCGTATTCGGTGGGGCGTCCGGTCTTAATAAAACAGAAATCGCATCGGCGAGTACAGATATCGCCGCCGATCAGGAATGACGCTTCGCGGTCTTCCCAGCACTCATAAATGTTTGGACAGTTCGCTTCGGCACAAACAGTGTGGAGCGAAGCCCCTTCCATGCGGGACCGCATATCGGTGTATTCGGTTCCTACTGTTGCTGTGGTCTTAATCCAGCTTGGTTTTTTCTCGATGGGGGTTTCGCGGTTGCGTTCCTCGACCCGCAGTAGTTTGCGATGCTCGGGATTTACTCGGTCTGCGATGGCCACGATGCCTCCTTAGTAGGGGTTTTAGCGACAGATTCTCGTTTCCATGTTACGCCGGTTTGCGGGGGTGGCGTGGTCTGCTGGGCGAGAGCTTCTTCTAATAGCTGAGTTGGGTTGGGGTGAACGACGACGGCGGATTCCGGCCGTTCTAAAAACTGTTGATATGCCTGCACGAGATGAGGGATAAGGGCCTGTGCAGTGTTTTCTAGAGTTGTTGCTACTCCTAATTGAGCCAAGGAGGTTACGCCAGCGTCAGTGATACCGCAAGGGATGACGCGCATAAATCGCTCTAAATCGGTAGTAACGTTAAACGCCATCCCGTGCATGGTGGCGTCGTTGGCAAACTTAATTCCGATAGCGCAAAGCTTTGACTCTAGGTGGGTTGGCATGTTCGCTGCGTCAATCCATACGCCAGATCTCCCCGCTACCGCTTTGGCCTGAATCCCAAATGTACTGACTGCATCGATAAGGGCGCTTTCGGTGCTACGAACAAAAGCGACAACGTCCTTAGGGGCAGTGACTTTCACAATGGGATAGATCACGAGTTGGCCGGGGCCATGGTAGGTTACCGAACCGCCACGGTCCATCGTAATAACTGGAACGTCGTCGTCCGGAATGTCCTGTGGCTTAGTTCGTCGCCCCGCAGTATAGGTGTGCTCTGATTCCCAAACGATGAAGGTGTCGGGAGCTTGCTGAGATGCCACTCTTTCGTGGATATATCGCTGTAAAGCATCGATATGCATGTATGGCAATGGGCCATGGTTAAGAAGATTTATGATCTGCACACTATAAGCCTAGACCGGGACGTTGGTCATGTGTTAATTGGAGTGGCGTAAACCAAATAAATCGTCCATTTGAATAGATATAAAAGGTGTTGGATAAGTATGACTATGTTGTCACATCACGCTAATGAGTGGAATATCTTCCGCGAAGTCACGGTACAATGTGATTCGAAGTATTCTTTCGGTATACACTCCACTGATAAGAGAATAAGAAAACCGGTGTTTTATCGTCCCTGCGAGGCGGAGAACACCGCCGGACAGAAAGCCTCGCATGTTAAAGTTCATTCTTCGGCGACTGCTGAACTATCTGCTTTTGCTGGTAGTAGCAGTTACCCTTGCCTACTTTATCGCCGGCACCCAGCTGGACCCGCGTTCGAAGCTCATTGAAGCTGAGATTTCTTCTGGTAAGAACATTTCATACGAACAAGTTGTGCATACAGTTGATCAGCGTCTGACTGGTTGGAACATTAACCCAACTGATCCAATCATGGATCGATTCGTTCACTGGGTTGGCATGATTAGCCACTGGGACTGGGGATATTCGCCTCAGGGAAGCAGTATCAATGCAGAAATTGCTAACCGTGTTCCAATTTCTCTTCAGCTCGTCTTCTTAGGCTTCTTCATCGGAATTCTCGGTGGAGTCGCCCTTGGTGCTTGGGCTGCAGTACATCAGTACTCTAAGCGCGATCGCATCATTTCGATTGCGGCGATGATCATTATTTCTACTCCGGCAATGGTTATTGCGGTATTCCTACAGATCGGTGCAACATACGCCAATCAGGCCGCAGGATACCAGATCTTTAATTTCATTGGACCAACCTCTGCCATCCCGCCAGACGGTTTCTGGCTCCAACTCTTTGATCGTCTACAGCACTTGTTACTGCCAACAGTTTCGATGGCACTGTCCTCGATCGCTTCCTATTCCCGTATCCAGCGTAACTTGATGCTTGATACTCTCGGTGCAGACTATGTTCGCACAGCCCGAGCAAAGGGCGTCCGTTTCGGAACTGCAATCCGTAAGCACGCGCTACGTACTGCGCTTATTCCGATTGCGACTTACTTTGCTTTCGGTATCGCAACTCTGATCCTCGGCGCTGCTATTACTGAACAGGTCTACGGCTGGAACGGTATGGGTATTTACTCGGTGGGCACAATTACCGGTGCCGATATTAACGGTACTGCGGCGGTTGTGGCTTTTGCTGGAACGTGTACGCTAACCGGTGCTTTCTTGTCCGATGTTGCCATTTCCATGGTTGATCCACGAGTAAGGGTGGGATGATGACTACTGAACATTCCCCAATGGTGAGCCGGGCTGATGTTGATACTGTTCAAGCTCAGCTCGAAAAAGACGCTCAGATTCGCCTAGAAAGCAGCCACCGCTACACGCGTGGCCAATTGATTCGGCGTCGGTTTTTACGCAATTGGACTGCGGTAGTCGGAGTTTTCATGCTCGGCGGCGTGATCCTCTTTGCGCTATTCGGTTCCTACCTCAGCTCATGGGACTATCTCACCCGTGATCGTACGGCTGCGTTACAAGCTCCGTCTCCTAACCACTGGTTCGGAACAGATAACCGTGGTCGCGATCTATTTGCGTTGACTGTTCAAGGTTTGCGCACCTCGCTGGTCATTGGTTTCTCGGTTGCATTCTTACAAACTGGTTGGGCTGCGCTTTTCGGATCGTCGATTGCATACTTTGGCAAGTGGGTAGATAAGGCCGGATCGTGGATCATCGATCTTATGCTCGTTATCCCATCATTCTTGCTGATCGCTGTGATTAACCAGCGTTTGGGTGGCCAGTCTGGCTCAGTTCCAGTACTGATCTTCCTTCTAGCGCTATTTGGATGGATGCTGACGGCACGCGTGGTTCGTTCTATGACCATGTCAGTGAAGAATCTGGATTACGTTCATGCCGCTCAGTACATGTCAGTTCCACCTTTCGTCGTCATTGTTCGCCACATCATTCCGAATATTTCTTCACTACTGATTATTGATTTCACACTGGGAATCGCAGGTGCAGTTTTGTCTGAGACAACACTGTCCTATTTCGGTTTGGGAATTAAGGACCCACAGATTTCTCTCGGTGGCTTGATCGGTTCGGGCCAATCGTCTGCACTTACGCACTCGTGGCTCTTCGTTCCACCGGCATTGGTTCTGGTTTTCATGCTGGTATCAGTGAACTTTATTGGTGACGGTCTCCGTGACGCTATCGATCCAACATCTAAGTCTGGAGGAAAAGCATGAGTAGGAAAAAAGACGCGGTGACGTTTGATTCAAGCGATCTTCCTCAAGCACAACCAGGTGTTCCTATCGTTGATGTCACCGATTTGCATGTTCGCTTCCCGTCTGAAGACGGTGTAGTCCATGCAGTTCGAGGCGTAAATTTCTCGGTTAACTCCGGTGAAGTTCTCGGAATTGTGGGCGAATCCGGTTCTGGTAAATCGGTTACCTCGATGGCGATTATGGGTCTATTAGACCAATCGGCACAGGTTGAGGGTTCAGTCAAACTTCACGGAACCGAAGTGCTGGGCCGTTCTGATGCTTACATGTCTAACGTGCGTGGTAAGACTGTGGCAATGGTGTTCCAGGATCCGCTATCTGCGTTGACCCCGGTGTATACAATCGGTGATCAGATCGTTGAAGCCTTGAAGGTTCACGATCCCAATATGCCCGATTCACAATACCGTGAGCGTGCAATTGAGCTCTTGACGATGGTTGGTATTCCTAATCCGGAAATCAGGGTTAAGGCATTTCCGCACGAATTCTCTGGCGGTATGCGTCAGCGAGCTATGATCGCTATGGCGATTGCCAATAAGCCAGAACTTATTATCGCTGACGAACCAACAACCGCTCTGGACGTAACGATTCAGGCACAGATTCTTGACGTATTACGAATGGCTCAAAATGAACTGGGCGCAGCCGTTATTATGATTACTCACGATCTGGGTGTGGTAGCTGGATTAGCAGATAAAGTCGCTGTAATGTATGCCGGTCGTGTAGTTGAGTCCGGTTCAGTTGATGAAATCTTCTACCATTCTGCAATGCCATATACAATTGGTTTGCTCGGATCGTTGCCACGTCTTGATTCTAAGAAGGAATACCAGTTGGCAGCTGTTGAAGGTAATCCGCCGTCGATGCTCTTTGAGCCAACCGGTTGTCCGTTCGCGGCGCGTTGTCCGGTAGCCCAACCACACTGTCTGGATGGAGAACCGGCGCTGGCTGAAGTCAAGTCTGCCGATGACTATCAACATCGGGTGGCGTGTAAGCGTGCTGAAGAGATTCGCCATGAATCACGCAAGTACACCGACATTTACCCGCTTCCGGCGGCGGTTCCGCCGCCATTCGCAGTTCCACGTGAGCAGCGCGAAGAAGTCCTGCGTGTTGAAGGCATGACTCGTTACTTCCCGTTAATGAAGGGGTCCGTGTTCCGTCGTCAAGTTGGTACCGTTCATGCGGTAGATGGTATTGACCTTGACATTCGCGCTGGCGAAACACTTGGTCTGGTTGGCGAGTCTGGTTCTGGTAAGACGACGACGCTGATGCAGGTGCTCGATCTTGTCAAGCCACAAAACGGCAAGATTGTTGTGATGGGTGAAGATACGTCCGAACTATCACGCGCCGATCGTAAACGAATTCGTCAAGATCTGCAGGTTGTTTTCCAGGATCCGATGGCTTCGTTGGATCCACGTTTCCCGGTCTTCGATATCATCGCTGAGCCATTGCGCTACGGCGGCTGGAAGAAAGAAGACATTCCAGGTCGCGTTGAAGAGCTAATGAAGATG is a genomic window of Arcanobacterium phocae containing:
- a CDS encoding M18 family aminopeptidase, producing MSNLDSFSSRSYAQAFGEFIAESPTSYHAAEQVANQLVAAGFDRCEQTEAWPHISRGVMVIAGAVVAWQLPEKFTAHTGARIVGSHTDSPSFKIKPVATSTVAGYSQVNVEVYGGPLLNSWLNRDLGIAGQIVTTDGERHLVKTDALMTIPQLAPHLDRSQNDDLKLSRQRDYHPVWAVGEADVMEYICASAGIDAEHVAGTDLYAYDTAESRIYGGPNKDAFFCSGRQDNLTSVYASLQAFLAVAQADKKHDDVLIFVAFDHEEVGSGTPTGASGPILESTLRRIVDSSELAGDEGYWRFIAQSSCISADAGHAINPNKVEKHDPAHHPILGGGPLLKINSQQRYATDAIGSATWLRAAHQAGVQTQEFVSNNDVPCGTTIGPLTATRFGMTTVDVGVAMLSMHSVREITNPGDLLAMAKILEAYWMGA
- a CDS encoding dipeptide ABC transporter ATP-binding protein — translated: MSRKKDAVTFDSSDLPQAQPGVPIVDVTDLHVRFPSEDGVVHAVRGVNFSVNSGEVLGIVGESGSGKSVTSMAIMGLLDQSAQVEGSVKLHGTEVLGRSDAYMSNVRGKTVAMVFQDPLSALTPVYTIGDQIVEALKVHDPNMPDSQYRERAIELLTMVGIPNPEIRVKAFPHEFSGGMRQRAMIAMAIANKPELIIADEPTTALDVTIQAQILDVLRMAQNELGAAVIMITHDLGVVAGLADKVAVMYAGRVVESGSVDEIFYHSAMPYTIGLLGSLPRLDSKKEYQLAAVEGNPPSMLFEPTGCPFAARCPVAQPHCLDGEPALAEVKSADDYQHRVACKRAEEIRHESRKYTDIYPLPAAVPPPFAVPREQREEVLRVEGMTRYFPLMKGSVFRRQVGTVHAVDGIDLDIRAGETLGLVGESGSGKTTTLMQVLDLVKPQNGKIVVMGEDTSELSRADRKRIRQDLQVVFQDPMASLDPRFPVFDIIAEPLRYGGWKKEDIPGRVEELMKMVGLEPAHVNRYPRNFSGGQRQRIGIARALALEPKLLILDEPVSALDVSIQAGVINLLDELRSKMSLSYLFVAHDLSVIRHIADRVAVMYLGKIVEVGDVNSVFEAPQHPYTQALLSAIPIPDPHKERSRDRILLEGDLPSPANPPKGCRFVTRCPLYKTLNESEQARCEAHHPDFQVLGDDHKAACYYPRTVTLF
- a CDS encoding protein-tyrosine phosphatase family protein, whose product is MATWKDGAGVITLPSGRRVRGRSWRVVTEEQADLAIVLTTSVGNRFGAPTIMSRAGETIAIDWPDYRLPRRPAQALQTLRDALSQAADKKVEITCAGGVGRTGTALAILAVFDGMDPHDAIDLVQREYNPQSVASPAQRAFVMDLGADVN
- a CDS encoding alpha/beta hydrolase family protein, which translates into the protein MFIDPATPTSPERHVLETLAALSVASEEIESYGTHPSQVIEWYGPADGEPVVFVHGGGYRSHLSIAHARPAALALGEEGYRVALIEVRKEQSNPDVTLQDLQTLALRPDLAQATWIGHSLGGTLAIDVVLEPSLPPKKAIGLAPFCQLIDTDNSHPETAGIAEWIGGTTAEKPQMYEKLDPLTRLEELGEAGFADGGLNIQVIHGEDDLIIPVAHVREHAASPIRIAIVPGANHADLIRPGHDAWLFLLGALRAD
- a CDS encoding lipoyl synthase, translating into MADRVNPEHRKLLRVEERNRETPIEKKPSWIKTTATVGTEYTDMRSRMEGASLHTVCAEANCPNIYECWEDREASFLIGGDICTRRCDFCFIKTGRPTEYDRDEPRRVAQSVVDMRLNYVTITGVTRDDLDDGASWLYAETCRQIHSMSPTTGVELLIDDMRGGEKSLVHVFESRPEVLAHNLETVPRIFKKIRPAFRYERSLDLITFASESGLITKSNLILGMGETRDEIIQAMQDLKDAQCDLLTITQYLRPSPLHHPIDRWVKPQEFVELSKIGYEMGFAGIMAGPLVRSSYRSGSLWARAMAHKGWEIPENLKAIGASAEHGLGVGGGHARQEAATLVARGH
- a CDS encoding ABC transporter permease, which codes for MTTEHSPMVSRADVDTVQAQLEKDAQIRLESSHRYTRGQLIRRRFLRNWTAVVGVFMLGGVILFALFGSYLSSWDYLTRDRTAALQAPSPNHWFGTDNRGRDLFALTVQGLRTSLVIGFSVAFLQTGWAALFGSSIAYFGKWVDKAGSWIIDLMLVIPSFLLIAVINQRLGGQSGSVPVLIFLLALFGWMLTARVVRSMTMSVKNLDYVHAAQYMSVPPFVVIVRHIIPNISSLLIIDFTLGIAGAVLSETTLSYFGLGIKDPQISLGGLIGSGQSSALTHSWLFVPPALVLVFMLVSVNFIGDGLRDAIDPTSKSGGKA
- a CDS encoding class I adenylate-forming enzyme family protein, which encodes MKPRYNPADALDLAAANHGGRTAIHYGKKALSVSDCAHITRQLAQLLADRGVGAGDRVALVARNCPYHMLLHIACARIGAIFVPVSYRFAQPELRDVLDFVQPVVVVVDPETAQVCDSWIPADTFVIDDDDEFAPLPSDLWVGFAPLSASYRLYQGTNIFLRDTDDSQGGAMLLTSGSTGRPKAVYLTHEQLWWGSQNFREGFEYSNYDVELVTVPLTHVGGFNGTTLDLFSHGGTIVIIREFDPGRVLAEIEQHRVAMMFAVPTIYAALLAHPDFEKHDLSSLRLPLIGGAICPPDLLSRMAQHGLRPLNVWGMTEAAAAGFMLSQDLLEEAPGAIGIPFPHVHAKIVDSRGCESDTGELVISGPNVVDGYWHDPGFSAEACREGWLYTGDMARRDEAGYVWVLGRIGQQINTGGEKVNPEEVSHVLRQLAYVRDVAVVGIPDPVWGEAVAAAVVLAPGAELPEIGEIREFVAQHIARYKAPRVAITVTALPTNANGKVDMAAVKELIEQSI
- a CDS encoding ABC transporter permease, which translates into the protein MLKFILRRLLNYLLLLVVAVTLAYFIAGTQLDPRSKLIEAEISSGKNISYEQVVHTVDQRLTGWNINPTDPIMDRFVHWVGMISHWDWGYSPQGSSINAEIANRVPISLQLVFLGFFIGILGGVALGAWAAVHQYSKRDRIISIAAMIIISTPAMVIAVFLQIGATYANQAAGYQIFNFIGPTSAIPPDGFWLQLFDRLQHLLLPTVSMALSSIASYSRIQRNLMLDTLGADYVRTARAKGVRFGTAIRKHALRTALIPIATYFAFGIATLILGAAITEQVYGWNGMGIYSVGTITGADINGTAAVVAFAGTCTLTGAFLSDVAISMVDPRVRVG
- the lipB gene encoding lipoyl(octanoyl) transferase LipB, which translates into the protein MQIINLLNHGPLPYMHIDALQRYIHERVASQQAPDTFIVWESEHTYTAGRRTKPQDIPDDDVPVITMDRGGSVTYHGPGQLVIYPIVKVTAPKDVVAFVRSTESALIDAVSTFGIQAKAVAGRSGVWIDAANMPTHLESKLCAIGIKFANDATMHGMAFNVTTDLERFMRVIPCGITDAGVTSLAQLGVATTLENTAQALIPHLVQAYQQFLERPESAVVVHPNPTQLLEEALAQQTTPPPQTGVTWKRESVAKTPTKEASWPSQTE